A stretch of Apis cerana isolate GH-2021 linkage group LG1, AcerK_1.0, whole genome shotgun sequence DNA encodes these proteins:
- the LOC107995009 gene encoding polycomb protein Sfmbt isoform X1 yields the protein MDMQASNGMDICMNSVYASIPGLPELGMVWMGDMMVHGEPTHELMLDPRQAESPFFSHGSNPYEDIRNHQIAPTTMVRYLPPQFPNECSEPDEAMEAVDAQEIQQEYDSQSERQEMTEYLTLEDYMGDEEREQVVNNAATQTTQDNRNRKIKPIKHPGLVLKTPIAYQPHTDLNFIPIRKDGIAVCEKCGAIGVKHAFYTKERRFCSRACARSSEHTAPTADSTYSPSHSIEAPTSLNSSSPNESKVMKNAIVKEETDIKESSELEKEKVISELVMPEDLPVRRKRTAEMAGSYDWTPQLIEPGFCAAPVSCFKHAPISEIWDNITVGMKVEVENTDCDEVCEAFPDSFWVATVLRISGYRALLRYEGFGLNADKDFWVSLCSNDIHPVGWCATIGKPLIPPNTIANKYKDWKDFLMRRLTGARTLPTNFYNKVNDSMKSRFRCGLHLEVVDKNRISQVKVATIQKIVGKRLHVRYYDSPPEDNGFWCHEDSPLIHPVGWAKRIGQTLDAYPEYLERVSKSKLCEDDATEDLFYVPKNHHVHLGYTFREGMKVEAIDPLNLSAICAATVMQVLKEDYIMIRIDSYDEDASGADWFCYHSCSPCIFPIGFCSQHGLPLTPPKGYDPTTFTWDAYLTETNTIPAPVQLFNREIPQHGFIEGMRLEAADLMDPRLVCVATITRVIGRLLRVHFDGWEDEYDQWLDCQSPDIYPVGWCDLVDHKLEGPRVLNKNTSPTVKSPRGLKRKAKRKLKKSNKVSCAKNILPRHSERISMAREREREVEPAQGIKIERECDLESLPEQRNREPEPAEEPAGPDQTLPSPTTGQGQALNDTQSEIQSPPPPKERTATSYINVTSASSKYIPRLADGVQKSSESGDLVPSEWNVFDVAQFLRVNDCATYCDNFSKRKIDGKTLLTLTKDQIIDLTGFKVGPSLKIYDLIQQLKIKVNPAQERLKLGLKKLL from the exons ATGGACATGCAAGCTTCTAATG GAATGGATATTTGTATGAATTCAGTGTATGCTTCCATCCCTGGATTACCGGAATTAGGGATGGTATGGATGGGAGATATGATGGTACATGGAGAACCAACACATGAACTTATGTTGGATCCACGTCAAGCTGAAAGTCCATTCTTTTCTCATGGTTCAAATCCATATGAAGACATTAGGAATCATCAAATTGCACCTACAACTATGGTACGGTACCTACCACCTCAGTTTCCTAATGAATGTTCAGAACCTGATGAAGCTATGGAAGCTGTTGATGCCCAAGAAATACAAcag gAATATGATTCACAATCTGAAAGGCAAGAAATGACAGAATATTTGACATTAGAAGATTATATGGGTGATGAAGAACGGGAACAAGTTGTAAACAATGCAGCAACACAAACTACTCAGGACAAtcgtaatagaaaaataaaacctaTAAAACATCCTGGATTGGTTTTAAAAACACCAATTGCATATCAACCACAtacagatttaaattttattcccatTCGTAAGGATGGTATAG ctGTTTGTGAAAAATGTGGTGCTATTGGTGTAAAACATGCATTTTACACCAAAGAACGTCGATTTTGCAGTAGAGCATGTGCAAGATCTTCAGAACATACTGCTCCTACTGCTGATTCTACATATAGTCCATCTCATTCAATAGAAGCACCTACATCTCTAAATTCATCATCTCCAAATGAATCTaaagtaatgaaaaat gccatagtaaaagaagaaacagatATAAAAGAATCTTCTGAacttgaaaaagagaaagttaTATCTGAACTAGTAATGCCAGAGGATTTACctgtaagaagaaaaagaactgCTGAAATGGCAGGTTCTTATGATTGGACTCCACAATTAATTGAACCTGGATTTTGTGCTGCTCCAGTATCTTGCTTTAAACAT gcaCCTATATCAGAAATATGGGATAATATCACAGTTGGCATGAAAGTAGAAGTAGAAAATACTGATTGTGATGAAGTATGTGAAGCTTTTCCAGATTCTTTTTGGGTTGCTACTGTATTACGTATATCTGGATATAGAGCTTTATTAAGGTATGAAGGTTTTGGACTTAATGCTGACAAAGATTTTTGGGTATCATTGTGCTCGAATGATATACATCCAGTAGGTTGGTGTGCAACAATTGGCAAACCTCTTATTCCACCTAATA caATTGCTAATAAATACAAAGACTGGAAAGATTTTCTAATGAGACGATTAACAGGTGCAAGAACACTGCcaactaatttttataataaagttaatgaTAGTATGAAGTCGCGTTTTAGATGTGGACTTCACTTAGAAGTAGTAGACAAAAATAGAATCTCGCAAGTAAAAGTAGCaacaatacaaaaaattgtGGGTAAACGGTTACATGTACGATATTATGATTCACCACCCGAAGATAATGGTTTTTGGTGCCACGAAGATTCCCCGCTTATACATCCCGTTGGTTGGGCTAAACGTATAGGACAAACATTGGATGCATATCCTGAATATTTAGAGCGTGtgtcaaaatcaaaattgtgTGAAGATGATGCGACTGAAGATCTCTTCTATGTGCCAAAGAACCATCACGTACATCTTGGATATACATTTCGAGAAGGAATGAAAGTAGAAGCTATTGATCCTCTTAATCTTTCTGCCATATGTGCAGCAACAGTTATGCaagttttaaaagaagattatataatgatcCGCATAGATAGTTATGATGAAGATGCAAGTGGTGCTGATTGGTTTTGCTATCATTCATGTTCACCTTGTATCTTTCCAATTGGATTTTGTTCTCAACATGGATTACCACTTACACCACCAAAGGGTTATGATCCTACTACATTTACATGGGATGCATATTTAACAGAGACAAATACTATACCTGCTCCTGTGCAGTTATTTAATAgg gaaATACCTCAACATGGATTTATTGAAGGAATGAGACTTGAAGCTGCTGATCTAATGGATCCTAGATTAGTTTGTGTTGCTACTATTACTAGGGTAATTGGAAGGTTATTAAGAGTACACTTTGATGGTTGGGAGGATGAATATGATCAATGGTTAGATTGTCAGAGTCCTGACATTTATCCAGTTGGATGGTGTGACCTTGTTGATCATAAATTAGAAGGGCCCCGTGTACTCAATAAAAACACTAGTCCTACtg taaaatcaCCAAGAGGCCTTAAACGTAAAGCTaagagaaaattgaagaaaagcaACAAAGTATCTTGCGCGAAAAACATTCTACCTCGGCACAGTGAACGTATCAGCATGGCTCGCGAACGCGAACGCGAAGTTGAGCCTGCtcaaggaataaaaattgaaagagaatGTGATTTGGAAAGTCTACCAGAACAAAGAAATAGGGAACCAGAACCAGCAGAAGAGCCAGCTGGACCTGATCAAACTTTACCCAGTCCTACTACTGGACAAGGTCAAGCATTAAATGATACTCAAAGTGAGATACAAAGTCCTCCACCACCAAAAGAACGAACCGCAACATCCTATATTAAT gtAACATCTGCCTCTAGCAAATACATCCCAAGGCTAGCAGATGGTGTTCAAAAAAGTTCTGAATCTGGTGACTTAGTGCCATCTGAGTGGAATGTGTTTGATGTTGCACAATTTCTTCGTGTTAACGATTGTGCAACATATTGCGATAATTTTAGTAAACGTAAAATAGATGGAAAAACTCTATTGACACTTACTAAGGACCAAATAATAGACCTTACAGGTTTTAAAGTTGGgccttctttaaaaatatatgatcttATTCaacaattgaaaatcaaaGTGAATCCAGCTCAGGAAAGGTTGAAATTAGGattgaaaaagttattataa
- the LOC107995009 gene encoding polycomb protein Sfmbt isoform X3: protein MDMQASNVYASIPGLPELGMVWMGDMMVHGEPTHELMLDPRQAESPFFSHGSNPYEDIRNHQIAPTTMVRYLPPQFPNECSEPDEAMEAVDAQEIQQEYDSQSERQEMTEYLTLEDYMGDEEREQVVNNAATQTTQDNRNRKIKPIKHPGLVLKTPIAYQPHTDLNFIPIRKDGIAVCEKCGAIGVKHAFYTKERRFCSRACARSSEHTAPTADSTYSPSHSIEAPTSLNSSSPNESKVMKNAIVKEETDIKESSELEKEKVISELVMPEDLPVRRKRTAEMAGSYDWTPQLIEPGFCAAPVSCFKHAPISEIWDNITVGMKVEVENTDCDEVCEAFPDSFWVATVLRISGYRALLRYEGFGLNADKDFWVSLCSNDIHPVGWCATIGKPLIPPNTIANKYKDWKDFLMRRLTGARTLPTNFYNKVNDSMKSRFRCGLHLEVVDKNRISQVKVATIQKIVGKRLHVRYYDSPPEDNGFWCHEDSPLIHPVGWAKRIGQTLDAYPEYLERVSKSKLCEDDATEDLFYVPKNHHVHLGYTFREGMKVEAIDPLNLSAICAATVMQVLKEDYIMIRIDSYDEDASGADWFCYHSCSPCIFPIGFCSQHGLPLTPPKGYDPTTFTWDAYLTETNTIPAPVQLFNREIPQHGFIEGMRLEAADLMDPRLVCVATITRVIGRLLRVHFDGWEDEYDQWLDCQSPDIYPVGWCDLVDHKLEGPRVLNKNTSPTVKSPRGLKRKAKRKLKKSNKVSCAKNILPRHSERISMAREREREVEPAQGIKIERECDLESLPEQRNREPEPAEEPAGPDQTLPSPTTGQGQALNDTQSEIQSPPPPKERTATSYINVTSASSKYIPRLADGVQKSSESGDLVPSEWNVFDVAQFLRVNDCATYCDNFSKRKIDGKTLLTLTKDQIIDLTGFKVGPSLKIYDLIQQLKIKVNPAQERLKLGLKKLL from the exons ATGGACATGCAAGCTTCTAATG TGTATGCTTCCATCCCTGGATTACCGGAATTAGGGATGGTATGGATGGGAGATATGATGGTACATGGAGAACCAACACATGAACTTATGTTGGATCCACGTCAAGCTGAAAGTCCATTCTTTTCTCATGGTTCAAATCCATATGAAGACATTAGGAATCATCAAATTGCACCTACAACTATGGTACGGTACCTACCACCTCAGTTTCCTAATGAATGTTCAGAACCTGATGAAGCTATGGAAGCTGTTGATGCCCAAGAAATACAAcag gAATATGATTCACAATCTGAAAGGCAAGAAATGACAGAATATTTGACATTAGAAGATTATATGGGTGATGAAGAACGGGAACAAGTTGTAAACAATGCAGCAACACAAACTACTCAGGACAAtcgtaatagaaaaataaaacctaTAAAACATCCTGGATTGGTTTTAAAAACACCAATTGCATATCAACCACAtacagatttaaattttattcccatTCGTAAGGATGGTATAG ctGTTTGTGAAAAATGTGGTGCTATTGGTGTAAAACATGCATTTTACACCAAAGAACGTCGATTTTGCAGTAGAGCATGTGCAAGATCTTCAGAACATACTGCTCCTACTGCTGATTCTACATATAGTCCATCTCATTCAATAGAAGCACCTACATCTCTAAATTCATCATCTCCAAATGAATCTaaagtaatgaaaaat gccatagtaaaagaagaaacagatATAAAAGAATCTTCTGAacttgaaaaagagaaagttaTATCTGAACTAGTAATGCCAGAGGATTTACctgtaagaagaaaaagaactgCTGAAATGGCAGGTTCTTATGATTGGACTCCACAATTAATTGAACCTGGATTTTGTGCTGCTCCAGTATCTTGCTTTAAACAT gcaCCTATATCAGAAATATGGGATAATATCACAGTTGGCATGAAAGTAGAAGTAGAAAATACTGATTGTGATGAAGTATGTGAAGCTTTTCCAGATTCTTTTTGGGTTGCTACTGTATTACGTATATCTGGATATAGAGCTTTATTAAGGTATGAAGGTTTTGGACTTAATGCTGACAAAGATTTTTGGGTATCATTGTGCTCGAATGATATACATCCAGTAGGTTGGTGTGCAACAATTGGCAAACCTCTTATTCCACCTAATA caATTGCTAATAAATACAAAGACTGGAAAGATTTTCTAATGAGACGATTAACAGGTGCAAGAACACTGCcaactaatttttataataaagttaatgaTAGTATGAAGTCGCGTTTTAGATGTGGACTTCACTTAGAAGTAGTAGACAAAAATAGAATCTCGCAAGTAAAAGTAGCaacaatacaaaaaattgtGGGTAAACGGTTACATGTACGATATTATGATTCACCACCCGAAGATAATGGTTTTTGGTGCCACGAAGATTCCCCGCTTATACATCCCGTTGGTTGGGCTAAACGTATAGGACAAACATTGGATGCATATCCTGAATATTTAGAGCGTGtgtcaaaatcaaaattgtgTGAAGATGATGCGACTGAAGATCTCTTCTATGTGCCAAAGAACCATCACGTACATCTTGGATATACATTTCGAGAAGGAATGAAAGTAGAAGCTATTGATCCTCTTAATCTTTCTGCCATATGTGCAGCAACAGTTATGCaagttttaaaagaagattatataatgatcCGCATAGATAGTTATGATGAAGATGCAAGTGGTGCTGATTGGTTTTGCTATCATTCATGTTCACCTTGTATCTTTCCAATTGGATTTTGTTCTCAACATGGATTACCACTTACACCACCAAAGGGTTATGATCCTACTACATTTACATGGGATGCATATTTAACAGAGACAAATACTATACCTGCTCCTGTGCAGTTATTTAATAgg gaaATACCTCAACATGGATTTATTGAAGGAATGAGACTTGAAGCTGCTGATCTAATGGATCCTAGATTAGTTTGTGTTGCTACTATTACTAGGGTAATTGGAAGGTTATTAAGAGTACACTTTGATGGTTGGGAGGATGAATATGATCAATGGTTAGATTGTCAGAGTCCTGACATTTATCCAGTTGGATGGTGTGACCTTGTTGATCATAAATTAGAAGGGCCCCGTGTACTCAATAAAAACACTAGTCCTACtg taaaatcaCCAAGAGGCCTTAAACGTAAAGCTaagagaaaattgaagaaaagcaACAAAGTATCTTGCGCGAAAAACATTCTACCTCGGCACAGTGAACGTATCAGCATGGCTCGCGAACGCGAACGCGAAGTTGAGCCTGCtcaaggaataaaaattgaaagagaatGTGATTTGGAAAGTCTACCAGAACAAAGAAATAGGGAACCAGAACCAGCAGAAGAGCCAGCTGGACCTGATCAAACTTTACCCAGTCCTACTACTGGACAAGGTCAAGCATTAAATGATACTCAAAGTGAGATACAAAGTCCTCCACCACCAAAAGAACGAACCGCAACATCCTATATTAAT gtAACATCTGCCTCTAGCAAATACATCCCAAGGCTAGCAGATGGTGTTCAAAAAAGTTCTGAATCTGGTGACTTAGTGCCATCTGAGTGGAATGTGTTTGATGTTGCACAATTTCTTCGTGTTAACGATTGTGCAACATATTGCGATAATTTTAGTAAACGTAAAATAGATGGAAAAACTCTATTGACACTTACTAAGGACCAAATAATAGACCTTACAGGTTTTAAAGTTGGgccttctttaaaaatatatgatcttATTCaacaattgaaaatcaaaGTGAATCCAGCTCAGGAAAGGTTGAAATTAGGattgaaaaagttattataa
- the LOC107995009 gene encoding polycomb protein Sfmbt isoform X4: MFPSGKVYASIPGLPELGMVWMGDMMVHGEPTHELMLDPRQAESPFFSHGSNPYEDIRNHQIAPTTMVRYLPPQFPNECSEPDEAMEAVDAQEIQQEYDSQSERQEMTEYLTLEDYMGDEEREQVVNNAATQTTQDNRNRKIKPIKHPGLVLKTPIAYQPHTDLNFIPIRKDGIAVCEKCGAIGVKHAFYTKERRFCSRACARSSEHTAPTADSTYSPSHSIEAPTSLNSSSPNESKVMKNAIVKEETDIKESSELEKEKVISELVMPEDLPVRRKRTAEMAGSYDWTPQLIEPGFCAAPVSCFKHAPISEIWDNITVGMKVEVENTDCDEVCEAFPDSFWVATVLRISGYRALLRYEGFGLNADKDFWVSLCSNDIHPVGWCATIGKPLIPPNTIANKYKDWKDFLMRRLTGARTLPTNFYNKVNDSMKSRFRCGLHLEVVDKNRISQVKVATIQKIVGKRLHVRYYDSPPEDNGFWCHEDSPLIHPVGWAKRIGQTLDAYPEYLERVSKSKLCEDDATEDLFYVPKNHHVHLGYTFREGMKVEAIDPLNLSAICAATVMQVLKEDYIMIRIDSYDEDASGADWFCYHSCSPCIFPIGFCSQHGLPLTPPKGYDPTTFTWDAYLTETNTIPAPVQLFNREIPQHGFIEGMRLEAADLMDPRLVCVATITRVIGRLLRVHFDGWEDEYDQWLDCQSPDIYPVGWCDLVDHKLEGPRVLNKNTSPTVKSPRGLKRKAKRKLKKSNKVSCAKNILPRHSERISMAREREREVEPAQGIKIERECDLESLPEQRNREPEPAEEPAGPDQTLPSPTTGQGQALNDTQSEIQSPPPPKERTATSYINVTSASSKYIPRLADGVQKSSESGDLVPSEWNVFDVAQFLRVNDCATYCDNFSKRKIDGKTLLTLTKDQIIDLTGFKVGPSLKIYDLIQQLKIKVNPAQERLKLGLKKLL, translated from the exons ATGTTTCCCAGTGGAAAAG TGTATGCTTCCATCCCTGGATTACCGGAATTAGGGATGGTATGGATGGGAGATATGATGGTACATGGAGAACCAACACATGAACTTATGTTGGATCCACGTCAAGCTGAAAGTCCATTCTTTTCTCATGGTTCAAATCCATATGAAGACATTAGGAATCATCAAATTGCACCTACAACTATGGTACGGTACCTACCACCTCAGTTTCCTAATGAATGTTCAGAACCTGATGAAGCTATGGAAGCTGTTGATGCCCAAGAAATACAAcag gAATATGATTCACAATCTGAAAGGCAAGAAATGACAGAATATTTGACATTAGAAGATTATATGGGTGATGAAGAACGGGAACAAGTTGTAAACAATGCAGCAACACAAACTACTCAGGACAAtcgtaatagaaaaataaaacctaTAAAACATCCTGGATTGGTTTTAAAAACACCAATTGCATATCAACCACAtacagatttaaattttattcccatTCGTAAGGATGGTATAG ctGTTTGTGAAAAATGTGGTGCTATTGGTGTAAAACATGCATTTTACACCAAAGAACGTCGATTTTGCAGTAGAGCATGTGCAAGATCTTCAGAACATACTGCTCCTACTGCTGATTCTACATATAGTCCATCTCATTCAATAGAAGCACCTACATCTCTAAATTCATCATCTCCAAATGAATCTaaagtaatgaaaaat gccatagtaaaagaagaaacagatATAAAAGAATCTTCTGAacttgaaaaagagaaagttaTATCTGAACTAGTAATGCCAGAGGATTTACctgtaagaagaaaaagaactgCTGAAATGGCAGGTTCTTATGATTGGACTCCACAATTAATTGAACCTGGATTTTGTGCTGCTCCAGTATCTTGCTTTAAACAT gcaCCTATATCAGAAATATGGGATAATATCACAGTTGGCATGAAAGTAGAAGTAGAAAATACTGATTGTGATGAAGTATGTGAAGCTTTTCCAGATTCTTTTTGGGTTGCTACTGTATTACGTATATCTGGATATAGAGCTTTATTAAGGTATGAAGGTTTTGGACTTAATGCTGACAAAGATTTTTGGGTATCATTGTGCTCGAATGATATACATCCAGTAGGTTGGTGTGCAACAATTGGCAAACCTCTTATTCCACCTAATA caATTGCTAATAAATACAAAGACTGGAAAGATTTTCTAATGAGACGATTAACAGGTGCAAGAACACTGCcaactaatttttataataaagttaatgaTAGTATGAAGTCGCGTTTTAGATGTGGACTTCACTTAGAAGTAGTAGACAAAAATAGAATCTCGCAAGTAAAAGTAGCaacaatacaaaaaattgtGGGTAAACGGTTACATGTACGATATTATGATTCACCACCCGAAGATAATGGTTTTTGGTGCCACGAAGATTCCCCGCTTATACATCCCGTTGGTTGGGCTAAACGTATAGGACAAACATTGGATGCATATCCTGAATATTTAGAGCGTGtgtcaaaatcaaaattgtgTGAAGATGATGCGACTGAAGATCTCTTCTATGTGCCAAAGAACCATCACGTACATCTTGGATATACATTTCGAGAAGGAATGAAAGTAGAAGCTATTGATCCTCTTAATCTTTCTGCCATATGTGCAGCAACAGTTATGCaagttttaaaagaagattatataatgatcCGCATAGATAGTTATGATGAAGATGCAAGTGGTGCTGATTGGTTTTGCTATCATTCATGTTCACCTTGTATCTTTCCAATTGGATTTTGTTCTCAACATGGATTACCACTTACACCACCAAAGGGTTATGATCCTACTACATTTACATGGGATGCATATTTAACAGAGACAAATACTATACCTGCTCCTGTGCAGTTATTTAATAgg gaaATACCTCAACATGGATTTATTGAAGGAATGAGACTTGAAGCTGCTGATCTAATGGATCCTAGATTAGTTTGTGTTGCTACTATTACTAGGGTAATTGGAAGGTTATTAAGAGTACACTTTGATGGTTGGGAGGATGAATATGATCAATGGTTAGATTGTCAGAGTCCTGACATTTATCCAGTTGGATGGTGTGACCTTGTTGATCATAAATTAGAAGGGCCCCGTGTACTCAATAAAAACACTAGTCCTACtg taaaatcaCCAAGAGGCCTTAAACGTAAAGCTaagagaaaattgaagaaaagcaACAAAGTATCTTGCGCGAAAAACATTCTACCTCGGCACAGTGAACGTATCAGCATGGCTCGCGAACGCGAACGCGAAGTTGAGCCTGCtcaaggaataaaaattgaaagagaatGTGATTTGGAAAGTCTACCAGAACAAAGAAATAGGGAACCAGAACCAGCAGAAGAGCCAGCTGGACCTGATCAAACTTTACCCAGTCCTACTACTGGACAAGGTCAAGCATTAAATGATACTCAAAGTGAGATACAAAGTCCTCCACCACCAAAAGAACGAACCGCAACATCCTATATTAAT gtAACATCTGCCTCTAGCAAATACATCCCAAGGCTAGCAGATGGTGTTCAAAAAAGTTCTGAATCTGGTGACTTAGTGCCATCTGAGTGGAATGTGTTTGATGTTGCACAATTTCTTCGTGTTAACGATTGTGCAACATATTGCGATAATTTTAGTAAACGTAAAATAGATGGAAAAACTCTATTGACACTTACTAAGGACCAAATAATAGACCTTACAGGTTTTAAAGTTGGgccttctttaaaaatatatgatcttATTCaacaattgaaaatcaaaGTGAATCCAGCTCAGGAAAGGTTGAAATTAGGattgaaaaagttattataa